The Candidatus Hydrogenedentota bacterium genome window below encodes:
- a CDS encoding efflux RND transporter permease subunit translates to MIAKFFVDRPVFAWVISIVIVLCGLVSLYTLPIESSPQITPPTVIIGANYPGADAETVMECVATPIEQQMSGIPNLLYYQSQSANNGSLSVTLSFEIGTNLDIAAVEVQNRLKRAEPSLPQEVIRQGTTVDKRMSNFLGIIALQSDNPEHDALFLSNYATIYMLDTLKRVPGVGQAMVFGNKDYSMRVSLNPDLLVMKGLSVTDVAQAIREQNGLYAAGEIGGKPNPSVLEFTYPVLAPGRPASPAEFEAIILGADPGGAIIRLGDVGRVELGALAYSTEGRYKGRATAVIPVILQPGANALNTMTGVVEALKELEAGFPEGVNYVIPMDTTKFIKVSIREVAITFLQSTALVVVVVLLFLGSWRAALIPLVAIPISIIGAFTGLLAIGFSVNTLTLFALVLAIGIVVDNAIVAVENVERLMHEERLSPRSATIKAMGQVTGPIVASILVLAAVYVPVAFIGGSTGVMYRQFGITIAMAVVISGVVALTLTPALCAFLLKANHDKTFVFRWFDAGFNFFARRFSAAARWVVRLGVLSMLLFGVMSWVAYSLFRGVPTAFVPQEDQGYFVVAAQLPLGASLDRTTKVVAEIEDFLLGQPEVDGMVALCGQDMLSGSMTPSAVTMFVNLKHWQERPEPGNSAEAVVGRVFARFGGMKEATVLAFVPPPVSGMGLRAGIEAQLESRGSSDVGALAGVMNSFVAELNQDPLFEGVSGVLNIGQPKVRVHLDQTRAKVLGIPVGEVFNTLQAYLGSYYINDFNIYGRVYRVQLQADPEFRDNPEDIKKIHVRNTAGQMVELAGIVDVGMESDPNVVSRFNSYSSVQITGAPAPGVSTGQLIRRVQELAAEKLPKGYAVEWSSGSYQEIRAGNQSLYVILFGLVMVFLVLAAQYEKWSLPVAVLMSVPFAALGATLWVWYRGSSADIYFQIGLLTSIGLTAKMAILVIEFCSMMRAEGHGIVESALLAARIRLRPVMMTAITTILGALPLVLSRGAGAAGRHSIGGSVAGGMLSASLLAIFFLPLFFVIIQWLSERGGRVKGVAAAPAVAKDVHNTPETGEDKS, encoded by the coding sequence ATGATTGCCAAGTTTTTTGTTGACCGGCCCGTGTTCGCATGGGTGATCTCGATTGTCATTGTCCTTTGCGGGCTGGTTTCCCTGTACACGCTGCCCATCGAGTCGTCGCCCCAGATAACACCGCCCACGGTCATCATCGGCGCGAATTATCCCGGCGCGGACGCCGAAACGGTAATGGAATGCGTGGCGACGCCCATCGAGCAGCAGATGAGCGGCATCCCCAACCTGCTCTACTACCAGTCGCAAAGCGCCAACAACGGCAGCCTTTCCGTAACCCTGTCCTTTGAAATCGGCACCAATCTCGACATCGCCGCAGTGGAGGTGCAGAACCGCCTCAAACGCGCCGAGCCGAGCCTGCCCCAGGAGGTAATCCGCCAGGGAACCACTGTGGACAAGCGGATGAGCAACTTTCTGGGCATCATCGCGCTGCAGTCGGACAACCCGGAACATGACGCGCTCTTCCTCAGCAATTACGCGACGATTTACATGCTGGACACGCTCAAACGCGTGCCCGGTGTGGGCCAGGCAATGGTCTTTGGCAACAAAGACTATTCCATGCGCGTCTCCCTAAACCCGGACCTGCTGGTGATGAAGGGCCTCTCGGTCACCGATGTGGCCCAGGCCATCCGGGAACAAAACGGACTCTACGCCGCCGGTGAGATCGGGGGCAAACCCAACCCCTCAGTCCTCGAATTCACATACCCTGTCCTGGCACCGGGGCGCCCGGCCAGTCCCGCGGAGTTTGAGGCGATTATATTGGGCGCGGACCCCGGCGGCGCCATCATACGCCTCGGGGATGTGGGCCGCGTCGAACTGGGCGCGCTGGCCTACAGCACGGAGGGCCGCTACAAAGGGAGGGCGACGGCGGTTATCCCGGTGATTCTCCAGCCCGGGGCGAACGCGTTGAACACCATGACGGGGGTCGTCGAGGCACTGAAGGAGCTGGAGGCCGGTTTCCCCGAGGGCGTGAACTATGTGATTCCGATGGACACGACCAAATTCATCAAGGTGTCCATCCGGGAGGTGGCCATCACCTTCCTCCAGTCCACCGCGCTGGTGGTTGTGGTGGTGCTGCTTTTCCTGGGCAGTTGGCGCGCGGCACTGATTCCCCTGGTGGCAATCCCCATTTCCATCATTGGCGCCTTCACCGGACTGCTGGCCATCGGATTCTCGGTCAACACACTGACCCTTTTCGCCCTGGTGCTGGCCATCGGCATTGTGGTGGACAACGCGATTGTGGCGGTGGAGAACGTCGAACGCCTGATGCACGAGGAGCGCCTCTCCCCAAGAAGCGCGACCATCAAGGCCATGGGGCAGGTGACCGGGCCCATTGTCGCCAGCATCCTTGTGCTGGCCGCGGTGTATGTGCCGGTGGCGTTCATCGGGGGCAGCACGGGGGTCATGTACCGGCAGTTCGGCATCACAATCGCCATGGCCGTGGTCATCTCCGGCGTCGTCGCCCTGACACTCACCCCCGCGCTCTGCGCTTTCCTGCTGAAGGCCAACCACGACAAGACGTTTGTGTTTCGCTGGTTTGACGCCGGCTTCAACTTTTTCGCCCGCCGTTTCAGCGCCGCCGCCCGCTGGGTGGTGCGGCTGGGCGTGCTGTCCATGCTCCTTTTCGGCGTGATGTCCTGGGTGGCATACTCCCTGTTTCGGGGTGTTCCCACCGCTTTTGTTCCCCAGGAGGACCAGGGCTATTTCGTTGTCGCGGCCCAGCTTCCCCTTGGCGCCTCTCTGGACCGAACCACAAAAGTTGTGGCGGAAATCGAGGACTTCCTGCTCGGGCAGCCAGAAGTGGACGGCATGGTGGCCCTGTGCGGACAGGACATGCTCTCGGGCTCGATGACACCCAGCGCGGTGACCATGTTCGTCAATCTCAAGCACTGGCAGGAGCGCCCGGAACCCGGGAACAGCGCCGAGGCGGTGGTGGGGCGTGTTTTCGCCCGCTTTGGCGGCATGAAGGAGGCCACGGTGCTCGCCTTCGTCCCGCCGCCAGTCTCCGGGATGGGTCTCCGGGCGGGTATCGAGGCGCAGCTTGAAAGCCGGGGAAGCAGCGATGTCGGGGCACTTGCCGGTGTCATGAATTCCTTTGTGGCCGAACTCAACCAGGACCCGTTGTTTGAGGGTGTCTCGGGCGTGCTCAACATCGGACAGCCCAAGGTGCGCGTCCACCTCGACCAGACCCGCGCCAAAGTGCTGGGCATCCCTGTCGGCGAGGTCTTCAACACTTTGCAGGCCTATCTCGGCTCCTACTACATCAACGATTTCAACATTTATGGCCGGGTCTACCGTGTGCAGCTCCAGGCGGACCCGGAATTCCGCGACAACCCCGAGGACATCAAGAAAATCCATGTCCGCAACACGGCGGGCCAGATGGTGGAACTGGCGGGCATTGTGGATGTGGGCATGGAGTCCGACCCCAACGTGGTGAGCCGCTTCAACAGTTACTCCTCCGTTCAGATAACGGGCGCGCCCGCCCCGGGTGTCAGCACGGGACAGTTGATTCGGCGGGTCCAGGAACTTGCGGCCGAGAAACTTCCCAAGGGGTACGCGGTGGAGTGGAGCTCGGGGTCGTACCAGGAAATCAGGGCCGGCAACCAGTCCCTGTACGTGATTCTCTTCGGGCTGGTCATGGTCTTTCTCGTGCTCGCCGCGCAGTATGAGAAATGGTCCCTGCCGGTGGCCGTGCTCATGAGCGTTCCCTTCGCCGCCCTGGGCGCGACCCTGTGGGTGTGGTACCGGGGCTCCTCGGCCGACATCTATTTCCAAATCGGCCTGCTGACTTCCATCGGCCTGACCGCCAAAATGGCCATCCTGGTCATCGAGTTCTGCTCCATGATGAGGGCCGAGGGGCACGGCATCGTTGAGTCGGCCCTACTGGCGGCCCGCATTCGACTGAGACCGGTGATGATGACCGCAATCACCACCATTCTCGGGGCGCTGCCTCTGGTGCTCAGCCGCGGCGCGGGCGCCGCCGGCAGGCACTCCATCGGCGGGAGCGTCGCGGGGGGCATGCTTTCCGCATCCCTGCTGGCGATCTTCTTCCTTCCCCTCTTCTTCGTCATTATCCAGTGGCTGAGCGAGCGCGGCGGCCGCGTCAAGGGCGTTGCGGCCGCCCCCGCCGTCGCAAAGGATGTCCACAACACCCCTGAGACGGGCGAGGACAAATCATGA
- a CDS encoding MarR family transcriptional regulator, whose product MNSEEKMELARIIHATERRLHRFCVSRFGTDAENCLPLPALTFPQVNMIMTVRDAQCVTLKQLSEALCVKSPAVSAMVDRLVEMGLLTRSENPADRREVLIRISPAHEITIGELERRGLQVFVELVDRVGPDFAQDWRALSLRIQQVLDEAQGPNPANNTEA is encoded by the coding sequence TTGAACTCGGAAGAAAAAATGGAGCTGGCCAGAATCATTCATGCCACAGAGCGGCGTTTGCACCGGTTTTGTGTCAGCCGCTTTGGCACGGATGCGGAAAACTGCCTCCCCCTGCCCGCACTGACGTTTCCGCAGGTGAACATGATTATGACAGTTCGGGACGCCCAATGCGTGACACTCAAGCAGCTTTCCGAGGCGCTGTGCGTGAAGTCACCGGCGGTGTCCGCGATGGTGGACCGGCTTGTGGAAATGGGCCTTCTGACCCGCTCGGAGAATCCCGCCGACCGCCGCGAGGTGCTGATCCGCATATCACCGGCCCATGAAATCACCATCGGAGAACTTGAGAGGCGCGGCCTCCAGGTCTTCGTCGAGCTCGTGGACCGTGTGGGGCCGGATTTTGCCCAGGATTGGCGCGCGCTTTCCCTGCGCATCCAGCAAGTGCTGGACGAGGCCCAGGGCCCCAATCCAGCCAACAACACAGAAGCATGA
- a CDS encoding efflux RND transporter periplasmic adaptor subunit, giving the protein MRLLKMATAVLVLLAASVAPATGQPPHGGAIPPPQVDVTVAAVKTVPLTPEYVGLTAASKTVEVRARVQGFIESREFSDGAWVEEGATLFKIDRQPFAADREIAAAQLAQAETRLQLARQELARLQSVSAPGAVAAADIDQRAAEAANAAASVRLAKAQLEKAGLNLGYTNITAPLTGYVGKALREVGSFVDTQNSLLAVMEQVDPLYVSFKVTESDFLAWKRDLRNGTMVLGEGAAAPSVEITLLDGTPFESPGVLDFENTGLDIKTGTVELRATFPNTDRLLKPGQFVKARLKGWERPGTLAVPRRAVGQSPRGAYVYVVDGENRAKMLPVRLGPWAGEDWIVLDGLAPGDRVITEGLAKVRDGGTVALAETPEH; this is encoded by the coding sequence ATGAGACTTTTGAAAATGGCGACAGCGGTTCTTGTCCTTTTGGCCGCGTCCGTCGCGCCGGCGACGGGACAGCCCCCCCACGGCGGGGCGATACCCCCACCGCAGGTGGACGTGACGGTGGCCGCAGTAAAGACGGTGCCCCTCACGCCGGAATATGTGGGACTGACCGCCGCCTCAAAGACAGTCGAGGTCCGCGCGCGGGTGCAGGGATTCATTGAGAGCCGCGAGTTTTCCGACGGCGCCTGGGTGGAGGAGGGCGCCACACTCTTCAAAATAGACCGCCAGCCCTTCGCGGCGGACCGCGAGATTGCCGCCGCCCAGCTCGCCCAGGCGGAAACCCGTCTTCAGCTCGCCCGCCAGGAACTGGCACGGCTCCAGTCAGTCAGCGCGCCCGGCGCGGTCGCCGCGGCGGACATAGACCAGCGCGCTGCGGAGGCGGCCAACGCGGCGGCCTCGGTGCGCCTTGCAAAAGCGCAACTGGAAAAGGCCGGCCTCAACCTGGGTTACACAAACATCACGGCCCCCCTGACCGGGTATGTCGGCAAGGCGCTGAGGGAAGTGGGCAGTTTTGTGGACACGCAAAACAGCCTGCTGGCCGTCATGGAGCAGGTGGACCCGTTGTATGTGAGTTTCAAGGTCACTGAAAGCGACTTTTTGGCTTGGAAACGGGACCTCAGGAACGGGACCATGGTGCTCGGAGAAGGGGCGGCGGCGCCGTCGGTGGAAATCACGCTGCTTGACGGGACCCCGTTTGAGTCGCCGGGCGTGCTGGATTTCGAAAACACCGGGCTGGACATCAAGACCGGCACGGTGGAATTGCGGGCCACCTTTCCAAACACGGACCGGCTGCTCAAGCCGGGCCAGTTTGTGAAAGCGCGCCTAAAAGGATGGGAACGCCCGGGCACGCTCGCCGTTCCCCGGCGTGCTGTGGGACAATCTCCACGCGGCGCGTATGTGTATGTGGTGGACGGCGAGAACCGCGCCAAAATGCTCCCGGTGCGGCTTGGACCATGGGCGGGGGAGGACTGGATAGTGCTCGACGGCCTCGCCCCCGGCGACCGGGTCATCACGGAGGGCCTTGCAAAAGTCCGGGACGGCGGGACCGTCGCCCTGGCGGAAACACCGGAACACTAA